The window AATCGGTAGATAAAGTTGCTCCGAAAAAAAAATCGGCGCAAGAAATTCATGATTTAACCGCCAATATCGACGACATGATTACGAATTTGGCGAATGGCCAAATCATCAAAATCAGCTTTGCGTTTGAATTGGAAAACGATCAGGCAAAGGAAGAGTTTGATTTGTTGAACACGCAAATCAAAAGCGCAATCATTGTCACATTGGTGGATATGAATCCGGATGATATCCAAGGCAGCAAAGGCCTTGACGCCTTGTCCACGATTTTAATGAATAAAGTGAACAATTTGTTGACGAAAGGCAAAGTCATTCATGTCAACGTCACCAATTTTGTGCTGACCTGAATGTTGCCGTAGGCTGCATGGATTACTCTAATTTGCGGGGGTGACGAACATTGGTCGACGTATTATCGCAAAACGAGATTGACGCGTTGCTGGCCGCGCTGTCATCCGGGGAAATGGATGCCGAGGAACTGAAAAAAGAAGAGACGCAGAAAAAAATCCGCACCTATGATTTCAAGCGGGCCGTACGCTTTTCCA is drawn from Bacilli bacterium and contains these coding sequences:
- a CDS encoding flagellar basal body-associated FliL family protein, whose product is MFKKLLPVMIIVLIAITLIISAAAILWNYLDKQSQAQDPANQAIQSVDKVAPKKKSAQEIHDLTANIDDMITNLANGQIIKISFAFELENDQAKEEFDLLNTQIKSAIIVTLVDMNPDDIQGSKGLDALSTILMNKVNNLLTKGKVIHVNVTNFVLT